From the Entomomonas sp. E2T0 genome, one window contains:
- a CDS encoding amino acid ABC transporter permease has product MSRTSKRHWPWHLLTLAILAVIALIFWYATVSTAYKWDWNNISNYFYYNKEVILETAPSDVGVASLDQQGQKTIITLVDYATDEEFKITANADEVKVFKGQELVEGDTISSTTQWTAGPFVQGFWTTLWLSVVSGILGLVIGLIAGLCRISKNPTLRDLSTVYVELIRALPLLVIIFIIYYFFGTILKLSHETAAIISLSFSAGAYIAEIVRGGIQSISKGQTEAARSLGMGAASTMCVIILPQAFRRILPALTGQFINLVKDTSLLSAISIIEITRAAQLATTTSMKPFEMWFCAAALYLLINIPLSVLAHYLERRLAKSD; this is encoded by the coding sequence ATGTCTAGAACTTCTAAACGTCACTGGCCGTGGCACCTGCTTACTCTTGCCATTCTCGCTGTCATAGCTTTGATATTTTGGTATGCCACTGTTTCGACTGCTTATAAATGGGATTGGAATAATATTTCCAACTATTTCTATTATAACAAAGAAGTTATTTTAGAAACTGCACCTAGTGATGTTGGGGTTGCTAGTTTAGATCAACAAGGGCAAAAAACGATTATCACCTTAGTTGATTACGCAACTGATGAAGAATTTAAAATAACTGCTAATGCAGACGAAGTAAAAGTATTTAAAGGACAAGAATTGGTAGAGGGAGATACTATTTCTTCTACTACTCAATGGACAGCAGGTCCTTTTGTCCAAGGGTTTTGGACAACCTTATGGCTTTCTGTTGTATCAGGTATTTTAGGTTTAGTAATTGGTCTAATAGCAGGGCTGTGCCGTATTTCTAAAAATCCTACTTTAAGAGACTTATCAACTGTTTATGTAGAGCTTATTCGAGCATTACCACTGTTAGTAATTATTTTTATTATTTACTATTTCTTTGGTACGATTCTTAAGTTATCCCATGAAACAGCCGCTATTATTTCATTATCATTTAGCGCAGGTGCTTACATTGCAGAAATTGTACGTGGTGGTATTCAGTCGATTTCAAAAGGTCAAACAGAGGCCGCTCGTTCATTAGGTATGGGAGCGGCTAGTACCATGTGTGTAATTATTTTACCACAAGCTTTTAGAAGAATTTTACCTGCATTGACTGGTCAATTTATTAATCTAGTAAAAGATACTTCTTTATTATCAGCTATCTCTATTATTGAAATAACAAGGGCTGCACAATTAGCTACCACTACTTCAATGAAGCCTTTTGAAATGTGGTTTTGTGCAGCAGCGTTGTATTTGTTAATTAATATTCCACTCTCTGTTTTGGCTCATTATTTAGAAAGAAGGCTGGCAAAAAGTGATTAA
- a CDS encoding amino acid ABC transporter ATP-binding protein — translation MINVREINKVFDSKGMVVHAVDNVSVDIAKGEVVVIIGPSGSGKSTFLRCLNALEDIDSGSITIDGIHLTHSKTNINALRREVGMVFQHFNLFPHMTVLENLCVAQRIVRKRTKEEAIEKAKNLLAKVGIAQKINEYPSRLSGGQQQRVAIARALCMDPKVMLFDEPTSALDPEMVGEVLDVMKKLAQEGMTMACVTHEMKFAKEVADRILFFDHGKLLEDTTPAKFFTAPEDPRAQAFLQQIL, via the coding sequence GTGATTAATGTAAGAGAAATTAATAAAGTTTTTGACAGCAAAGGCATGGTTGTTCATGCTGTTGATAATGTGAGCGTAGATATTGCTAAAGGTGAAGTAGTAGTTATTATTGGGCCTTCTGGCTCAGGTAAATCTACTTTTTTACGTTGTTTAAATGCTTTAGAAGATATAGATAGTGGTTCAATTACTATTGATGGTATTCATTTAACCCATTCTAAAACTAATATTAATGCATTGCGCCGTGAAGTGGGGATGGTGTTTCAGCACTTTAATCTATTCCCACATATGACTGTATTAGAAAATCTTTGTGTGGCACAACGTATTGTTCGTAAACGTACCAAGGAAGAAGCGATAGAAAAAGCAAAGAATTTATTAGCTAAAGTAGGTATTGCGCAAAAGATTAATGAATATCCTTCACGTTTATCAGGTGGACAACAACAAAGGGTGGCGATAGCTAGAGCACTTTGTATGGATCCTAAAGTGATGTTATTTGATGAACCTACATCTGCTTTAGATCCAGAAATGGTGGGTGAAGTATTGGATGTAATGAAAAAGCTTGCCCAAGAAGGCATGACCATGGCCTGTGTAACTCATGAAATGAAATTTGCTAAAGAAGTAGCAGATCGTATTTTATTCTTCGATCACGGTAAATTATTAGAAGATACTACGCCTGCTAAATTCTTTACAGCACCTGAAGATCCAAGAGCACAAGCTTTCTTGCAACAAATTTTGTAG
- the cadR gene encoding Cd(II)/Pb(II)-responsive transcriptional regulator, with the protein MRIGELAKAANCTVETIRYYEQQSLLPEPYRTQNNYRVYNKDHLDRLKFIRNCRNLDMAHDEIRELLKLANNADENCTAVANLLEQHIQHVNQRLKELQELQQQLLDLHNRCQGNRPASHCNIVQELTEMDIPANSHKTHLG; encoded by the coding sequence ATGCGTATAGGTGAACTAGCAAAAGCTGCCAATTGTACAGTAGAAACTATACGCTATTATGAGCAACAAAGTTTATTACCAGAGCCCTATCGTACGCAAAATAATTACCGTGTTTATAATAAAGATCATTTAGATCGTCTAAAATTTATCCGTAATTGTCGTAATTTAGATATGGCACATGATGAAATACGGGAGCTACTTAAATTAGCGAACAATGCTGATGAAAACTGTACAGCAGTGGCTAATTTACTTGAACAACACATACAGCACGTTAATCAGCGCCTTAAAGAATTACAAGAATTACAACAACAGTTACTTGATTTGCATAATCGTTGTCAGGGTAATCGACCTGCTAGTCATTGCAATATTGTACAAGAACTCACGGAAATGGATATTCCAGCGAATTCACATAAAACCCATCTGGGATAA